One segment of Castanea sativa cultivar Marrone di Chiusa Pesio chromosome 3, ASM4071231v1 DNA contains the following:
- the LOC142630035 gene encoding squamosa promoter-binding-like protein 13A: MESSSSSGSTKRARAPVNGTQVPLCLVDGCNSDLSKCRDYHRRHKVCELHSKTPKVTIRGQEQRFCQQCSRFHSLGEFDEGKRSCRKRLDGHNRRRRKPQPDSLSLNSGRFHSSYQGTRILSFTSPQIFPQGAVVSSPWTGAVKAESDAPVLYNSYSQLNYCDRKNSINPGSLCDNYKGGKQFPFSQGSSSSLLGATISQPLLDANFASSNDSRSQKVFSNGLNQVIDSDCALSLLSSTPTETRQVGLSHMVQSNPIHTGQSLVPSLHYNGFGMEVKNSSALGSSNTNIHCQGMFSIGPHDSDGSSATGPNQTLSFLWE; this comes from the exons ATGGAGTCATCATCGTCATCAGGATCAACAAAGAGGGCTCGAGCACCTGTTAATGGAACCCAAGTCCCTTTGTGCTTGGTTGATGGGTGTAATTCGGACCTAAGTAAATGCAGGGATTATCACCGTCGACATAAAGTATGCGAACTCCACTCTAAGACCCCAAAGGTTACAATTAGGGGTCAGGAACAACGGTTCTGCCAGCAGTGCAGCAG GTTCCATTCCCTGGGGGAGTTTGATGAGGGAAAGCGTAGCTGCAGGAAACGTCTTGATGGACACAACCGACGCCGTAGGAAGCCTCAACCAGATTCTCTGTCCTTAAATTCAGGAAGGTTTCATTCCAGCTACCAAG GCACCAGAATCTTATCATTCACTAGTCCACAAATATTTCCACAAGGTGCTGTAGTGAGCTCTCCTTGGACTGGGGCTGTCAAAGCTGAGTCTGATGCTCCTGTGCTCTACAACAGCTATTCACAGTTGAACTATTGTGACAGAAAAAACTCCATTAATCCAGGATCTTTATGCGACAATTACAAAGGAGGAAAGCAGTTCCCATTTTCACAAGGCTCTAGTTCATCCCTCCTTGGAGCTACTATTAGCCAACCGCTTCTGGATGCTAATTTTGCATCCAGCAATGATAGCCGCAGTCAGAAAGTGTTCTCTAATGGGTTAAACCAAGTCATAGATTCTGACtgtgctctctctcttctgtcATCAACACCAACTGAGACTAGGCAGGTAGGTTTGAGCCACATGGTGCAGTCCAATCCCATCCACACGGGTCAGTCCTTAGTCCCAAGCCTGCACTACAATGGGTTTGGAATGGAGGTTAAAAATTCTTCTGCTTTGGGTAGCAGCAATACCAACATCCATTGCCAGGGAATGTTTTCAATTGGGCCTCATGATAGTGATGGGTCATCTGCAACCGGGCCTAACCAAACACTTTCCTTCTTGTGGGAGTAG